The Terracoccus luteus genome includes a region encoding these proteins:
- a CDS encoding DedA family protein has protein sequence MLLAVPAAPSAVVSATPTTGVAGWAIGVMETLGGLGAGLLIALENLFPPLPSEIILPLAGFTASRGEFSLVGALAWTTAGAVLGALVLYGVSRRVGEERVRAVARRMPLVDERDIDKAQAWFERHGDAAVFFGRMVPVVRSLVSVPAGVARMPAWRFVLLSAAGSLVWNGVFVSAGYLLGQNWALVEPYAEVLQYVVLAVAAALVGLFVAKRVRLHRAGVR, from the coding sequence ATGCTCCTCGCCGTCCCCGCCGCTCCGTCCGCCGTGGTCTCCGCCACCCCGACGACGGGCGTCGCCGGGTGGGCCATCGGCGTCATGGAGACGCTCGGCGGCCTCGGGGCCGGCCTGCTCATCGCCCTCGAGAACCTCTTCCCGCCGCTGCCGAGCGAGATCATCCTGCCGCTCGCGGGCTTCACCGCCAGCCGCGGCGAGTTCAGCCTCGTCGGCGCCCTGGCGTGGACGACCGCGGGCGCGGTCCTCGGGGCCCTCGTGCTCTACGGCGTCTCACGCCGGGTCGGTGAGGAGCGGGTCCGGGCCGTCGCTCGGCGGATGCCCCTCGTCGACGAGCGCGACATCGACAAGGCGCAGGCCTGGTTCGAGCGGCACGGCGACGCGGCCGTCTTCTTCGGCCGCATGGTGCCCGTGGTGCGCAGCCTCGTCTCCGTACCGGCCGGGGTGGCGCGCATGCCCGCATGGCGCTTCGTGCTGCTGTCGGCCGCGGGCTCCCTCGTGTGGAACGGCGTCTTCGTCTCCGCCGGCTACCTGCTGGGCCAGAACTGGGCCCTCGTCGAGCCGTACGCCGAGGTGCTCCAGTACGTCGTGCTCGCGGTCGCGGCGGCGCTCGTCGGGCTCTTCGTTGCCAAGCGGGTGCGCCTGCACCGGGCCGGCGTGCGCTGA